A window of Erpetoichthys calabaricus chromosome 12, fErpCal1.3, whole genome shotgun sequence contains these coding sequences:
- the si:dkey-27i16.2 gene encoding regulator of cell cycle RGCC-like isoform X2, with amino-acid sequence MDAENELEDLLKEFEDVIEDFKAPAPKNPSVYERHLQEAKQQSGTDSGFSDTDHSGVSSAISSLNNSEENLNNVDTLAPSKAKLGDTRDLENFIENLDKELAVWKLANIYKNGNK; translated from the exons ATGGATGCAG AGAATGAACTCGAGGACCTGTTGAAGGAATTTGAAGACGTGATCGAGGATTTCAAGGCTCCCGCTCCCAAGAATCCTTCAGTTTATGAACGCCATTTGCAAGAAGCGAAACAGCAGAGCGGCACAGATAGTGGCTTCAGCGACACCGATCACA GCGGCGTCTCTTCTGCCATAAGTAGCCTGAACAACAGTGAAGAGAATTTAAATAACGTGGACACACTGGCGCCATCAAAAG CAAAACTTGGTGACACAAGGGATTTAGAAAATTTTATTGAAAATCTTGACAAAGAACTAGCCG TTTGGAAGTTggcaaatatttataaaaatggaaataagtgA
- the si:dkey-27i16.2 gene encoding regulator of cell cycle RGCC-like isoform X3 yields MDAGNHLGENELEDLLKEFEDVIEDFKAPAPKNPSVYERHLQEAKQQSGTDSGFSDTDHSGVSSAISSLNNSEENLNNVDTLAPSKAKLGDTRDLENFIENLDKELAEMYSE; encoded by the exons ATGGATGCAGGTAATCACCTAGGAG AGAATGAACTCGAGGACCTGTTGAAGGAATTTGAAGACGTGATCGAGGATTTCAAGGCTCCCGCTCCCAAGAATCCTTCAGTTTATGAACGCCATTTGCAAGAAGCGAAACAGCAGAGCGGCACAGATAGTGGCTTCAGCGACACCGATCACA GCGGCGTCTCTTCTGCCATAAGTAGCCTGAACAACAGTGAAGAGAATTTAAATAACGTGGACACACTGGCGCCATCAAAAG CAAAACTTGGTGACACAAGGGATTTAGAAAATTTTATTGAAAATCTTGACAAAGAACTAGCCG agatGTATTCCGAATGA
- the si:dkey-27i16.2 gene encoding regulator of cell cycle RGCC-like isoform X1 produces MDAGNHLGENELEDLLKEFEDVIEDFKAPAPKNPSVYERHLQEAKQQSGTDSGFSDTDHSGVSSAISSLNNSEENLNNVDTLAPSKAKLGDTRDLENFIENLDKELAVWKLANIYKNGNK; encoded by the exons ATGGATGCAGGTAATCACCTAGGAG AGAATGAACTCGAGGACCTGTTGAAGGAATTTGAAGACGTGATCGAGGATTTCAAGGCTCCCGCTCCCAAGAATCCTTCAGTTTATGAACGCCATTTGCAAGAAGCGAAACAGCAGAGCGGCACAGATAGTGGCTTCAGCGACACCGATCACA GCGGCGTCTCTTCTGCCATAAGTAGCCTGAACAACAGTGAAGAGAATTTAAATAACGTGGACACACTGGCGCCATCAAAAG CAAAACTTGGTGACACAAGGGATTTAGAAAATTTTATTGAAAATCTTGACAAAGAACTAGCCG TTTGGAAGTTggcaaatatttataaaaatggaaataagtgA